The Halomonas sp. 'Soap Lake #6' genomic sequence GGCGATCGTTGGGAACTGCTGGCAGCGCGCAGCAACCGTAATTTCGGCGAATATGCGCCTGGCCACCGTAGACCAAACTACGATTTCCTAACGGTAGGGGTTCAGGATGAGTTTCATCAGGAGATAGAGCAAGACGTCGAACGGGTCAGATTTACAGATAACGAACAGGACTCAAACCTGTTCAAGGCACGTTTTCATATCGATGATGATCAGTCGCTAACGCTCTCTTACCTGGGCACCGACCTCTCCTATAACAACGTTTCCGATCGACAAGTGCTTAATCCTGTCGATAGCACCGTACGTGATGGCGATGACGCTTGGCGCCGCTTTGGCGATGCCAGCACAACTTCCGACTCGGTCAGCCTGCGCTATAACCTTAACCCCTCCTCCCCTCTGATCAACCTGGAGGCTAATGCCTATTTCGTTTCAACAGAAGGGCAGCGTTATACCGAGGCTGGCCGGCCTGTGGTGCAAAACGGCACCGATATGACCGACCTCTACTGGATGATTGGCGTCTGCGAACAAAATCCCGTACCGGATAATGCCTATAACGCCTGTCGGGCCGGGCTAGACAACAATAACCGCACTCAAATCGATACCTACGGCTTTACGCTGGAAAACACTGCGCGCTTTTCACTAGGTGGCATGGATGGTTTTTCCTCTAACCACGGTATTGAGTACTTTATTGATAAGGGCGAGTCCACCACTACACAAGAGCGTGGCGGACGCCAGTTGGCCTCGACCGACAACACCATGCAGCCCAGCGGTGAACGCAGTATTGCCAGCGCCTTTGGCAATCTGCAGTGGGAAAACGAGACCTTTACCCTGGCGGCAGGGCTTCGCTACGACTACTACAAGCTTAAGGGATCAACAAAGTTGCCTGGAGTAGAGTGGACTTACTATGACCGCTATGCCAGGGCTTCGCGGTACGCAGAGAATCAGTTGGCAAGTCGAACCAGAAACTGTCATAACCCCTCCCCCGGTGCAAGTGAGCGCTCGATACAGATGGCTTGCGATAGCCTTGCTGCTTTTGAAGGCTACGCCAACGACCCAACCACTCTCCCCAACTATGAGACACATTGGCGTTACGAACCCACTTGGTTATCGGACACTGTGATGCAAGATTACGACGTCGATAACAGTATGGATAAGTTGCTGCCTACATTATCCGCAGCCTATCGCCCCAATGAGAACGTCGAGCTATTTGCCAATTGGGGCCGCGGCTGGCGGCCACCCGCACTCACAGAAACACTAATGCAGGGCAGCCACCCTGGCGACCCCTTTGCGGTGATGTTCCCTAATCCCCACGCCCAGCCGGAAACCTCGCGCAGCTGGGATGTGGGCGCCAACTTTACCGCCCAGGATCTGTTTAAAAGTGGGGATCGCTTCTTCAGCAAGCTCTCTTACTACGACACCCGGGTGGATAACTACCTGATCACCTCCATGGTTAACGTGATGCCAGGGCAGCAAGGGGGGTTAGGCCACACCATGTTCGTGCCCAACCTGTTACCGATGAACTTCCGTGGTTTGGAGTTGGAGATCGATTACGACGCCGAGCGCTGGTACACCCAGGCCAACTATACCCATGTACTGGGTAGCGATAATCAGTTCTGCCAGAAGATCTATCCACTGGGCAGCGGTAATATCCGCGAAGATATACCGGATGAGAACGGCAACTACTCTGACGCTCACTACGAAGCGATCGAAGCAGGCTACGACTCTTATGAGGCCATGCTTGATGATCGAACGTATTGCGGTATTGACGTGATCGGTATGAACAGCGCCCGTCAGTTGCCGATGGATCGCGGCAGCCTGGTATTCGGCACCCGCTGGTTCGACCAGCGCCTGGATGTGGGCACACGCCTTAACTACAGCGCCGCGGGTGGGCCAGAAGACTTTGCCTTTGATCTGTGGCCCACCTACGTCACCTGGGATCTGTTTGCCAGCTACCAAGTCAACCCTAACCTGCTACTACGCGCCACCATGCTTAACGTGCGTGATCGCAACTACGTCACCGGCTACTCGGATATTTTCTCCAAGAGCTATGGGCCAGGCCGTACACTCATGGCCGGAGCAGAACTGCGTTTTTAATTCAATTACGGCGCGTGACGCGCGCCGTTTACGAACATGCCCACCCTACGGGTATGCAGGGCAGATAATTAACGTTATCTGCCAATCACGGCCTCAAGGCCAACATTGATAGATCAAGGAGACTGAAAATGTCCATTAGCTATACTTATGATGAAGCCTATTTCCCTGATACGTTTTCAACCGGCACGCTGGAACTCCTGTTAACAGAGTTTCAAAAGGAGGGAGCAGGTGGAGAGCACAGCGACGATAACCCAGGTGGTATCAATACCGGCGGATTCTTCACCAACGGAGTTAACTCAGGCTTGGCGGGCGATACTTACGCTATGGCCAACAATGATGGCGACTTCGCTTTCTCCGCTACTGGCAGCCTATCCTATAACTTCGCGGCTCACTCACTAACCGGTACTCTGGAGAGCATTACTCTGGGCTCCTTCCTTAACAGCGACGGCACGGTTACCAACGACTTCATTACCTTTACCTTCGACGACCCGATCGTGTCCGAGAACAGTGGCCGCGACAATACCGTCCACGACATCATCTGGGGCCTGATGAACGGTAAAGTGGAAGGTGCCGAAGACAGCGCTGGCACGCCTAACGATGGCGGCCTACTAGCGGTACTGGGCGATGCTGGCCTTCTCGGCGATATCATCCCGGCCTCCGTCACCGGTGTATCTACCAGCGAATTCGATTTCGCTCTGGCTGCGTGAGCAACGCCATCGCTATAAACACCTAATAAAAAAGGCAAGGGGAATCCCCTTGCCGCAACGTTCAAACACCGCGTCATGGGCGATATACCTTGGCGCGGTGCCTCGGCATTCTCGCCCGATGAGACGAGAAGTCAAGCAGAGACGTGACCAAAGCACTAATGAGAGAACGAATTCGAGACGAATTGCTATGGCGCTTCGTTGATTTGTTACGTCTATTTTCAGGGACATAGCTAATGACCCCCTCCCAACGCCAGCCCGGAAACGAACTCTACCGAGCGCTCGGCCGCTATCGCGGCACACTGCGCTCGGTAGGGCTGTTCAGTGCGGTTATCAATCTACTGATGCTAGTGCCGCCGCTGTATATGCTGCAGGTCTATGATCGCGTACTGGCTTCCGGCAATACCACCACGCTAATGATGCTAACGGGCATGGCGCTGGGGCTGCTGGCGTTAATGGGTGCCTTGGAGTACATACGCAGCCTGGCGGTTATTCATATTGGCGAACGGTTCGATGAACAACTGGGGGAGCGGGTTTACGCGGCGGCCTTCGAGCGCGGGCTAAGCGGCCAGGCAGCGCAGGCGGGGCAAGCCACGCGGGATCTTGACTCGCTGCGCCAATTTATCACCGGCAACGCGGTATTTGCGTTCTTCGATGCCCCCTGGTTCCCGTTGTATTTGCTGGTGATGTTTATGTTCCACCCCTGGATTGGTTGCCTGGCACTGGGGGGCGCCGTGGTACTGGTGGGCTTAGCATGGCTGAATGAACGGCTTTCCCAGCCGCCGCTGCGTGAAGCGGGTTCGCTTTCTGTACAGGCCAATGCTATGGCAGAAGCACAATTACGCCATGCCGATGCCATCGAGTCGATGGGTATGCTGTCGGCCTTTACCCGCCGTTGGTCGCACCTGCACGATGGCTTTGTTGCACTGCAGGGACTGGCCAGCGAGCGTACCGCTCTGGTTACCGCTATCTCCAAGAGCCTGCGCGTGGCGTTGCAGTCACTGGTGCTGGGATTGGGCGCTTGGCTAGCAATTGGCGGGCAGATCAGCCCTGGCACGATGATCGCGGGCTCTATCCTAATGGGCCGTGCACTTAGCCCCATTGATCAGGTCATCAATGCCTGGCGGCAGTGGTCATCGACACGGCTGGCTTACCAACGTTTGGGTAACCTGCTAACAGCACACCCGGCCCGCCAGCCAGGCATGGACCTCCCTGCCCCGCTGGGCAAGCTTAATGTGGAGCCGGTGAGCGCCATGCCGCCCGGCCGAAAAGTACCCACACTAGTTCAAGTGGGCTTTCAATTGGAAGCGGGCAGCGTGCTCGGTGTTATCGGGCCTTCGGGGTCAGGCAAATCTACCCTGGCCAAACTGCTGGTGGGTGTTTGGAAGCCGAAGATCGGCACCGTGCGGCTGGATGGCGCCGATATCCAGAGCTGGGACAAGGCACTACTGGGGCCACATATCGGCTACCTGCCTCAGGATGTCGAGCTGTTTGCAGGTAGCGTGGCGGAGAATATCGCCCGCTTCAGCGAACCAGACCCCATGAAGGTCGTCGAGGCCGCTAAAACGGCTGGCGTACACGAACTGATTCTGGCCCTCCCCAATGGCTACGACACCTACTTGGGAGATAGCGGGATCGGCCTTTCGGGTGGGCAGCGCCAGCGTATTGCCCTGGCCAGGGCGCTCTACGGCCCCCCAGCGCTCGTCGTGTTGGACGAACCCAATGCAAGCCTTGATGACGCCGGTGAAAAAGCACTCTTGGAAGCGTTACAGCGGCTGCGCGAACGCCACGTTACGGTGGTGCTGATCACCCACCGCCCTCAGGTACTCAAGGCCACCTCTCACTTGCTAGTACTACGTGAAGGCCGCCTGCAGAAGTTCGGCCCCACTGAAGAGATATTGCAAGCCCTGAGCGCTGCCCGACAAGCGGCAGCACCTGCCAATGGCGCGATGGCCAGCCCGTATGCGCAAAGCGCTTATACCTACGGCAATGTTTCCATCAATCGTCAGGAGCAGCGCGCATGACCCTTCGCGATATCTCGCAGGCGCCGCCTGCTGCAAAACCACACACCTCCTCAGCCACACCCGACTGGCAAGCGCTCGCCATGCGCCGCAAGCGACGACCGCTACGTATAGGGAGTTGGCTACTACTGGGAGGCTTAGCACTGTTTGTGGCTTGGGCAGCCTGGGCACCGTTGGATAATGGTATCGCGGTACCCGCAACAGTGGTTGTCTCCGGCAACCGGCAGGCGGTTGAGCATCCAACCGGCGGTGTTATTGGGCGGCTGTGGGTACGTGAAGGAGACCAAGTGACAGAAGGCCAAACGCTTATCAGCCTGGATACCACACGACTGGAACATCAAGCCAGTGCACTGCGCTTACAGCGGGCATCATCACTGGCAGAAACAGCACGTTTGGAGGCCGAGCGTGACCAACTAAGCACTATTAGCATGCCTTCTGACCTGATGAGCAGTGCCGATGTGGAGGTCGGCACCATGCTGGCATTGCAGCGCCAGTTATTCACTAGTCGGCGCAATGCCCTGGCCGCTGAAATCTCGGGGATCGAGGCCAACCTTGATGGTCAGCGTGCCCGGGCGGCGGGGCTAGAATCCTCGATGACCCAACAGCGGCTGCGCCTGTCAGCCTTGGGTGAGCAGCGCAATAACCTGCGTGAGCTGGCTGCCGACGGCTATATCCCCCGCAATCGGTTGCTGGAAATCGAAAACAGCTACGCCCAGCTGCAGGCTGACATTGCCACAGAGACCGGCACGTTGCAGCAGACCCGACGCCAGATCGATGAGTTACAGCTTCGCCTGACCCAACGTAATGAAGAGTATCAGCGTGACGTGCAGGAGCTACTGTCCCAGGCACGCTTACGTGCACAGGAACTGACTAGCCAG encodes the following:
- a CDS encoding TonB-dependent receptor → MAAVMLGLLATSAQAQSALQGTAEAEQQNPVQQRYTFDLPEQHLLYSLGEFTATTQIAVIRQDGQPIDGIAPALHGEMTADEALRTLLAGSSLAISYRNPRTAELLPPSTATTVGNQTTFSTVTVEADRINDNWVYHEPRSVSVISREQIDRTPPRHAADMLQETPGVYSAVNAQDPGLSVNIRGMQDFGRVNMMVDGMRQNFNENGHQQRNGTMYVDSELLSDVVIEKGASTGVHGAGAIAGSANFRTIDVDDVLLPGKDIGVRLRGMTGVGGEGNGVNFIGSAAVAGRLGDRWELLAARSNRNFGEYAPGHRRPNYDFLTVGVQDEFHQEIEQDVERVRFTDNEQDSNLFKARFHIDDDQSLTLSYLGTDLSYNNVSDRQVLNPVDSTVRDGDDAWRRFGDASTTSDSVSLRYNLNPSSPLINLEANAYFVSTEGQRYTEAGRPVVQNGTDMTDLYWMIGVCEQNPVPDNAYNACRAGLDNNNRTQIDTYGFTLENTARFSLGGMDGFSSNHGIEYFIDKGESTTTQERGGRQLASTDNTMQPSGERSIASAFGNLQWENETFTLAAGLRYDYYKLKGSTKLPGVEWTYYDRYARASRYAENQLASRTRNCHNPSPGASERSIQMACDSLAAFEGYANDPTTLPNYETHWRYEPTWLSDTVMQDYDVDNSMDKLLPTLSAAYRPNENVELFANWGRGWRPPALTETLMQGSHPGDPFAVMFPNPHAQPETSRSWDVGANFTAQDLFKSGDRFFSKLSYYDTRVDNYLITSMVNVMPGQQGGLGHTMFVPNLLPMNFRGLELEIDYDAERWYTQANYTHVLGSDNQFCQKIYPLGSGNIREDIPDENGNYSDAHYEAIEAGYDSYEAMLDDRTYCGIDVIGMNSARQLPMDRGSLVFGTRWFDQRLDVGTRLNYSAAGGPEDFAFDLWPTYVTWDLFASYQVNPNLLLRATMLNVRDRNYVTGYSDIFSKSYGPGRTLMAGAELRF
- a CDS encoding heme acquisition protein HasA gives rise to the protein MSISYTYDEAYFPDTFSTGTLELLLTEFQKEGAGGEHSDDNPGGINTGGFFTNGVNSGLAGDTYAMANNDGDFAFSATGSLSYNFAAHSLTGTLESITLGSFLNSDGTVTNDFITFTFDDPIVSENSGRDNTVHDIIWGLMNGKVEGAEDSAGTPNDGGLLAVLGDAGLLGDIIPASVTGVSTSEFDFALAA
- a CDS encoding type I secretion system permease/ATPase, giving the protein MTPSQRQPGNELYRALGRYRGTLRSVGLFSAVINLLMLVPPLYMLQVYDRVLASGNTTTLMMLTGMALGLLALMGALEYIRSLAVIHIGERFDEQLGERVYAAAFERGLSGQAAQAGQATRDLDSLRQFITGNAVFAFFDAPWFPLYLLVMFMFHPWIGCLALGGAVVLVGLAWLNERLSQPPLREAGSLSVQANAMAEAQLRHADAIESMGMLSAFTRRWSHLHDGFVALQGLASERTALVTAISKSLRVALQSLVLGLGAWLAIGGQISPGTMIAGSILMGRALSPIDQVINAWRQWSSTRLAYQRLGNLLTAHPARQPGMDLPAPLGKLNVEPVSAMPPGRKVPTLVQVGFQLEAGSVLGVIGPSGSGKSTLAKLLVGVWKPKIGTVRLDGADIQSWDKALLGPHIGYLPQDVELFAGSVAENIARFSEPDPMKVVEAAKTAGVHELILALPNGYDTYLGDSGIGLSGGQRQRIALARALYGPPALVVLDEPNASLDDAGEKALLEALQRLRERHVTVVLITHRPQVLKATSHLLVLREGRLQKFGPTEEILQALSAARQAAAPANGAMASPYAQSAYTYGNVSINRQEQRA
- a CDS encoding HlyD family type I secretion periplasmic adaptor subunit, whose product is MTLRDISQAPPAAKPHTSSATPDWQALAMRRKRRPLRIGSWLLLGGLALFVAWAAWAPLDNGIAVPATVVVSGNRQAVEHPTGGVIGRLWVREGDQVTEGQTLISLDTTRLEHQASALRLQRASSLAETARLEAERDQLSTISMPSDLMSSADVEVGTMLALQRQLFTSRRNALAAEISGIEANLDGQRARAAGLESSMTQQRLRLSALGEQRNNLRELAADGYIPRNRLLEIENSYAQLQADIATETGTLQQTRRQIDELQLRLTQRNEEYQRDVQELLSQARLRAQELTSQLASTEFDLAHAEIRAPRSGTVVGLTQHTEGGVAQPGALLMEIVPQGEPLLVEGQLPVEQIDRVHAGLPVELAFTAFERSSTPRIPGVVSQVSADRLTNEQTGLPYYRMYVEVAADDLSPLGSQPLKAGMPVEAFVRTGERTLLNYLFKPLLDRARTAWGDA